A genomic stretch from Etheostoma cragini isolate CJK2018 chromosome 8, CSU_Ecrag_1.0, whole genome shotgun sequence includes:
- the sema3ab gene encoding semaphorin-3ab, whose protein sequence is MGSLWGSIMLLCGVVLLRTEGSRAQQTKNNVPRLKLSYKDMLESNNLVTFEGLANSSAYHTFLLDEEKGRLVVGAKDHIFSFNLLNISRDYTQIPWLASPTRRDECKWAGKDLSRECSNFIKVLQPFNQTHLYVCGTGAFHPVCSYLEVGKKTEDSVFRLEPLVENGRGKSPYDPKLLTASMLIDGELYAGTSADFMGRDFAIFRTLGKHHPIRTEQHDSRWLNDPRFVGVHLIPESDNPEDDKIYLLFKENALDGEHAGKATHARIGQLCKNDLGGHRSLVNKWTTFLKARLICSVPGSNGIDTHFDELQDVFLMSTKDPKSPIIYAVFTTSSNIFKGSAVCMYSMTDIRRVFLGPYAHRDGPNYQWVPFQGRVPYPRPGTCPSKTFGGFDTTKDLPDEVVTFARSHPAMFNSVYPINNRPIIVKTDVDYQFTQIVVDKVEAEDGQYDVMFIGTDMGTILKVVSIPRGSWHDLEEVLLEEMTVFREPTAITAMELSTKQQQLYLGSDIGVSQMPLHRCEVYGKACAECCLARDPYCAWDGTECSRYFPMAKRRTRRQDIRNGDPLTQCSDLQHHDELSGQTTLVDKTVYGVENSSTFLECSPKSQRAVTYWQYQRSTDDHKQEIKSEERFIRTDQGLLIRTLNKKDSGMYLCQAVEHGFMQMLLKVTLEVIDSERLEDLLHRDEEAAVSVPASDLPPPQETPNQKLWYRDFLSLVNHPTLNSVDELCEQVWKRERKHRRQKAHLVQQVQIHQQQQQKVVNPRTHMHAQGLAAKWKHLQERQKGRNRRTHELERAPRSV, encoded by the exons ACATGCTGGAGTCTAACAACCTTGTGACGTTTGAAGGCCTGGCCAACAGCTCGGCTTACCACACCTTCCTGTTGGACGAGGAGAAAGGAAGACTTGTTGTGGGAGCCAAGGACCACATCTTCTCTTTCAACCTCCTTAACATCAGCAGAGACTACACACAG atccCTTGGCTGGCTTCTCCCACCAGGAGAGATGAATGCAAGTGGGCAGGAAAAGATCTTTCG AGGGAGTGCTCAAATTTCATTAAGGTGTTGCAGCCGTTCAACCAGACCCACCTCTATGTGTGTGGGACAGGAGCCTTCCACCCTGTGTGCTCCTACCTGGAAGTGGGCAAGAAGACAGAG GACAGTGTGTTCCGACTGGAGCCTCTTGTAGAAAATGGCCGTGGGAAGAGTCCTTACGACCCCAAGTTGCTCACTGCCTCCATGTTAATTG ATGGAGAACTGTATGCCGGGACATCAGCTGACTTCATGGGGCGGGACTTTGCCATCTTTCGCACTCTTGGAAAGCATCACCCAATCAGGACGGAGCAACATGATTCTCGGTGGCTAAATG ATCCCAGGTTTGTTGGTGTTCATCTGATTCCAGAGAGTGACAACCCAGAAGATGACAAAATCTACTTGCTCTTCAAAGAGAACGCTTTGGATGGCGAGCACGCTGGGAAGGCCACACATGCTCGCATCGGACAGCTCTGCAAA AATGACCTGGGAGGCCACAGGAGTCTGGTAAACAAGTGGACCACCTTCTTGAAGGCTCGTCTTATTTGCTCTGTGCCTGGCAGTAATGGAATTGACACACACTTTGATGAACTAC AGGATGTTTTTCTCATGAGCACGAAGGATCCTAAGAGCCCGATCATCTATGCAGTATTTACCACTTCCAG CAACATCTTCAAAGGTTcagctgtgtgtatgtacagcATGACAGACATCAGGAGAGTGTTCCTGGGTCCTTACGCTCACAGAGATGGACCCAACTATCAGTGGGTGCCCTTCCAGGGACGGGTTCCTTACCCCCGGCCCGGCACA TGCCCAAGCAAAACATTTGGCGGATTTGATACAACCAAAGACCTTCCTGATGAAGTTGTAACCTTTGCCAGAAGCCACCCGGCCATGTTTAACTCGGTCTACCCCATTAACAATAGACCAATCATTGTCAAAACAGATGTGGACTACCAGTTCACACAGATAGTGGTGGACAAAGTAGAAGCAGAAGATGGCCAGTATGATGTCATGTTCATAGGCACAG ACATGGGGACGATACTGAAAGTCGTATCCATCCCCAGAGGCTCCTGGCACGACCTGGAGGAAGTCCTATTGGAAGAAATGACTGTCTTCAGA GAGCCAACAGCCATTACAGCGATGGAACTGTCAACAAAACAG CAACAACTGTATCTGGGCTCAGACATTGGTGTGTCCCAGATGCCTTTGCATCGGTGTGAGGTTTATGGGAAGGCTTGTGCTGAATGTTGCCTGGCAAGGGACCCTTACTGTGCATGGGACGGCACTGAGTGCTCCAGATACTTTCCCATGGCTAAGAG gagAACAAGGAGGCAAGATATCAGAAATGGAGACCCACTCACACAATGCTCAGATCTGCAACACCATg ATGAACTAAGTGGGCAGACGACTCTCGTGGATAAAACTGTGTATGGTGTGGAGAACAGCAGTACTTTCCTTGAGTGCAGTCCCAAGTCCCAGAGAGCTGTGACATATTGGCAATATCAACGCTCTACTGATGACCACAAGCAAGAG ATCAAATCAGAAGAACGTTTTATCCGCACAGACCAGGGCCTACTGATTAGGACACTTAACAAGAAGGATTCTGGGATGTATCTGTGCCAGGCGGTGGAGCATGGCTTCATGCAGATGCTTCTGAAAGTGACCTTAGAGGTCATTGACAGCGAGCGCCTGGAGGACCTGCTACATCGCGATGAAGAGGCCGCAGTCAGCGTCCCTGCATCGGATCTTCCCCCACCTCAAGAAACTCCCAACCAAAAGCTGTGGTACAGAGACTTTCTCTCTTTGGTCAATCACCCGACTCTCAACAGTGTGGATGAGTTATGTGAGCAGGTatggaaaagggagagaaagcaCAGGAGACAGAAAGCTCACCTGGTACAGCAAGTACAAAtacaccagcagcagcagcagaaggttGTGAACCCTCGCACCCACATGCATGCTCAAGGGCTGGCAGCTAAGTGGAAACACCTGCAAGAGAGGCAGAAGGGACGCAACCGCAGGACCCATGAACTAGAGAGGGCTCCCCGCAGTGTCTGA